A window from Solanum stenotomum isolate F172 chromosome 5, ASM1918654v1, whole genome shotgun sequence encodes these proteins:
- the LOC125864040 gene encoding putative proline-rich receptor-like protein kinase PERK6: protein MLLSQYKESPPSSSSSPPSHDNSSSNNSNSKSFLYNKDSSPIPLSGNSYNYSSNDNNDNNNSIKLHTSSKLSDSGSQSPPPPPPPPPPPPPPPPPPPPPGSHSLTPHGHKSPPQPKNDSDSSNNNNHKALFIGIGVAVGLLLLLMLVFLISLCKKKRRRRRPHDQMGLYMDNSYRPKRNDYNDNYSVRSTEHVVKIPPPTTSAGVSSEYNLPLAPPPPPPSMSNTSSSNFSSTQQQQQTLNVPPPSTPSNVSSGFINQKNYTYDDLANATGGFSKTNLLGQGGFGYVHKGILPNGKEIAVKSLKSNSGQGEREFQTEVETISRVNHRHLVSLVGYCIAGSQRMLVYEFIPNDTLEYHLHGSGNPVMNFPTRLKIATGTAKGFAYIHEDCHPRIIHRDIKGANILLDNNFEAKVADFGLAKLAADNFTHVSTRIMGTFGYLAPEYASTGKLTEKSDVYSYGVMLLELITGHRPTDVNSDGDNLVDWARPILNRAIEGGNYDELIDPRLEGKFDRQQMLCMVICAAASIRHSSKRRPKMSQIVRTLEGDVALLNDLYKGSTPGISGSGESSECDGAGSSYGNIKKLKKSEISSEEYTSSEHGSTGEFVQSKAQS from the exons atgctTTTGTCACAATATAAGGAATCTCCACCTTCCTCCTCCTCGTCCCCACCGTCACACGATAACTCTTCATCCaataattcaaattctaaatcattTTTATATAACAAGGATTCATCACCTATCCCGCTATCTGGAAATAGTTACAACTATTCTTCTAATGATAACAACGACAACAATAATAGTATTAAATTACATACTTCATCTAAATTGTCAGATTCAGGATCACAATCCCCTCCACCCccaccacctccacctccacctccaccccCACCGCCGCCTCCACCACCTCCTCCCGGCTCTCATTCACTTACCCCTCATGGACATAAGTCACCACCACAACCAAAAAATGATAGTGACTCATCCAACAATAATAATCATAAAGCTCTTTTTATAGGAATAGGTGTTGCTGTTGGATTATTATTACTTCTTATGCTAGTTTTCCTCATATCTTTgtgtaaaaagaaaagaagaagaagaagaccacATGATCAAATGGGCTTATACATGGACAATTCTTATAGACCCAAGA GAAATGATTATAATGACAACTACAGTGTCCGATCTACCGAACATGTTGTTAAGATACCCCCTCCAACTACTAGTGCTGGAGTTAGCTCAGAATATAATTTGCCATTAGCACCACCACCGCCACCACCATCAATGAGCAACACAAGCTCCTCAAATTTCTCAAgcactcaacaacaacaacaaactctTAATGTGCCACCTCCTTCAACGCCATCAAATGTATCTTCTGGttttattaaccaaaaaaattatacttatgATGACTTGGCAAATGCGACGGGAGGATTTTCCAAGACCAATCTTCTTGGACAAGGTGGATTTGGATATGTACATAAAGGAATTTTACCTAATGGTAAAGAAATCGCGGTAAAAAGTTTGAAATCAAATAGTGGACAAGGAGAAAGGGAATTTCAAACTGAAGTTGAAACTATAAGCCGTGTAAATCATCGACATCTTGTGTCTTTAGTTGGTTATTGTATTGCTGGATCTCAAAGGATGCTTGTCTATGAGTTTATTCCTAACGACACTCTTGAATATCACCTTCATG GATCTGGAAACCCAGTTATGAATTTCCCAACGAGGCTTAAAATTGCAACAGGAACAGCTAAAGGGTTTGCTTATATTCATGAAGATT GTCACCCTCGAATTATTCACAGAGACATTAAAGGTGCAAACATCCTATTGGACAACAACTTTGAAGCCaag GTGGCTGATTTTGGGTTAGCTAAGCTTGCAGCCGATAACTTTACTCATGTGTCTACTCGTATCATGGGAACTTTCGG GTATTTGGCACCAGAGTATGCTTCGACGGGGAAATTAACAGAAAAATCTGATGTATATTCTTATGGTGTTATGCTTCTAGAACTTATAACAGGACATCGTCCTACTGATGTCAACAGTGACGGTGATAACTTAGTTGATTGG GCTAGGCCAATTCTAAATCGTGCAATAGAAGGTGGAAATTATGATGAATTAATAGATCCACGTTTGGAAGGAAAATTTGATAGACAACAAATGTTATGCATGGTCATTTGTGCTGCTGCATCCATCAGACATTCTTCAAAAAGACGACCAAAAATGAGTCAa ATTGTACGTACTTTAGAAGGTGATGTTGCTTTATTGAATGATTTATATAAAGGATCAACGCCAGGAATATCTGGATCAGGAGAAAGTTCAGAATGTGATGGAGCTGGTTCCTCATATGGCAAtattaaaaagttgaaaaaatctgaaatatcAAGTGAAGAATACACAAGTAGTGAACATGGATCAACTGGTGAGTTTGTCCAGTCCAAGGCTCAATCTTAA